One Nicotiana tomentosiformis chromosome 4, ASM39032v3, whole genome shotgun sequence genomic window carries:
- the LOC104116817 gene encoding serpin-ZX-like — protein sequence MAAVFESNSERDNNCPDLSFVSGIWVSHTHELKDSFKELVNTIYKTEAKVVDFQRKEEVVEEANLWASVASKGLITEVLKTKYLNEFTTVLFANALYFKGTWKEIFDEHHTRNQDFHLLNGDKISVPFMTGCKEYLYGSFEGVQVAKIPYLIGKDNKEFSMYIFLPKEKDGLPNLLTKSEF from the exons ATGGCTGCTGTTTTTGAGAGCAACAGTGAGAGGGATAATAATTGTCCAGATTTGAGCTTCGTTAGCGGAATATGGGTGTCTCATACACATGAATTGAAAGACTCTTTCAAAGAATTAGTCAATACTATCTATAAAACTGAGGCTAAAGTTGTTGATTTTCAACGTAAG GAAGAGGTGGTAGAAGAAGCTAACTTATGGGCTAGCGTTGCATCAAAAGGCCTCATCACAGAAGTTCTCAAGACCAAGTACCTCAACGAATTTACAACTGTCCTTTTtgcaaatgctttgtattttaaAGGTACATGGAAAGAAATATTTGACGAACATCATACCAGAAACCAAGACTTTCACCTACTCAACGGTGACAAAATTTCAGTTCCATTCATGACTGGCTGCAAAGAATATCTATATGGATCATTTGAAGGTGTTCAAGTTGCTAAAATTCCATATTTAATTGGAAAAGACAATAAAGAGTTTTCTATGTATATTTTTCTTCCAAAAGAAAAAGATGGATTGCCTAACTTATTGACAAAAAGTGAATTCTAG
- the LOC104116816 gene encoding small ribosomal subunit protein uS14m, translating to MNSMVALGKKFTRNIQDHKRRLLSAKYELRRKLYKAFVQDPELPPEMREAHRYKLSKLPRNSSFTRIRNRCVFTGRPRAVYEKFRMSRIVFRGLAARGALQGVKKASW from the coding sequence ATGAACTCAATGGTGGCTTTAGGGAAGAAATTCACGAGAAATATTCAAGATCATAAACGCAGGCTTTTATCAGCTAAGTATGAATTAAGGCGTAAACTTTACAAAGCGTTTGTTCAAGATCCTGAACTTCCCCCTGAAATGAGAGAAGCTCATCGTTACAAGCTTTCAAAATTGCCAAGGAACAGTTCTTTTACCCGAATCAGAAATCGGTGCGTTTTCACTGGTCGGCCACGTGCTGTGTATGAGAAGTTTAGAATGTCGCGTATTGTGTTCCGTGGTTTGGCTGCTCGCGGTGCTTTGCAAGGTGTTAAGAAAGCTTCTTGGTAG